The sequence tatatcttTTAACCACTTTACACGTATAcacataatatttttttcattttaaataaaaaaaaaaaaagagaaaaataataaatgaaaatattttcttttaatttaaataataataatttaaatattatttaaatttatatttatttattttttatatttatttattttttatttatattttttttttttattttttattttttatttttttattttatttttttatttaaattgttcaatatttaatttaaattcagaaaataaatcatttaaagataatttaacTTGTTTATTATCTTCAGGTAAATCACGTTTTCtaacatttaaaatatttgtatcAATTTCTTCTTGACCAACTACAAtgatataattatattgagAGACTGTAGCTTCACGAATTttctttgataataattttgaatcatttaaatctacatcaacatcataaccagctaaattaattttagattgAATTTCTTGAGcaaattgattaaatttatttgaaactgGAATTACAATACATTGACGTGGTGATAACCAAAATGGCCATTTACCAGCAGTATGTTCCATTAAAATTGCCATCATTCTTTCAACTGAACCAAATAAAGCACGATGAATCATAACTGGAcgatttaatgaattattgttattattatcatttatttcttcattattattattattattattattattatttaatccaCCAGAATATTCTAAATTAAAACGAATTGGTAATTGAAAATCTAATTGAATTGTTGCACATTGATGATTTTTACCATTTGCATCTTTAAGATGAATATCAATTTTTGGACCATAGAAAGCACCATCACCATGATTAATTGTCCATTTATCACCACAAAATTCAGTTAAAACTTGAGAGAGTGAAGTTTCAGCTTTTTCCCAAACTGATAATTCACCAAGATAAGAATCTGGACGAGTTGATAATTCTAAATGAAaagtgaaattaaagattgtATAAACATATTTCATAAAGTCTAAACATTGTTTAATCTCTTCACGAATCATATCTGGTGTACAAAAGATATGAGCATCATCTTGTTGAAAACGTCTTACCCTAGTGAGACCAGATAGAGAGCCATGGGTTTCATTACGATGTAAAACTCCGAAATCAGCAATACGCATAGGCAACTCTTTATAACTACGTGCTCTATGAGCATACATTAAACAATGGCCCGGACAATTCATTGGTTTTAAAGAGTATTGAGTATGATCACATTCAAATGAAAACATATTATCCTTGTAATTATCCCAATGACCTGAAGTTTCCCAAAGTTTttgattataaatatttggtGATATAACTTCTTGATAACCACGTTTACGATATTCCAAACGTAGGAATTGTAAAAGTTTATTATAAATCTTTGTACCATGTGGTAAAAAGAAACAACTACCAGGACTAAATGgatgaaaaaagaaaagttcTTGATCTTTACCAATCACTCTATGATCACGTAATGCTGCAATCTTTTGAATCTCTACCCAATTATTCATTTGATCTTTACTTGGGAATGAAATACCAACAATACGTTGAAGTTCTGAATATTCTTTATTTGGTCCAACAACtgaactatttttaattaaatctaatgatacaattgaattacttgaatcaattgttaaaaaattatttttaaatttaaattcaccaaattttataaaactcTCCTCTTGATCTTGATCTTGGTCTTGttgatcattttttaaaatttcaaatttatcatttctTTTTACAATATATtccataatttttttaattttatttatatcattatctttaatagtttgatttttatctttaaaaaatatatcaaTATAAAATGTACCTTGATTAATGTTATCGGCAGTTTGTGGATTTACTAAATgaccaaaattaattaattcaatttctttattttcatttttaaaatattccaTTGTTGCACGTGCCAATACTAATGAACTTGAATTCCAAAAACAAATTCTTGCATCTGAATGttcttcaaaatttaaaaattcaatattataatCTTTACCACTCAtttcaatgatttctttcattgaaattaatttattaccatttaatcTTGATAAAATCGATTGTTTaccaattgttttattaattt comes from Dictyostelium discoideum AX4 chromosome 2 chromosome, whole genome shotgun sequence and encodes:
- the thrS2 gene encoding threonine-tRNA ligase; amino-acid sequence: MSFLKLTKSIQKINNFNNNKINLINKYFSTTNINNSGGGGNIKLNDGRIFKFEDKQTPLTIANKINKTIGKQSILSRLNGNKLISMKEIIEMSGKDYNIEFLNFEEHSDARICFWNSSSLVLARATMEYFKNENKEIELINFGHLVNPQTADNINQGTFYIDIFFKDKNQTIKDNDINKIKKIMEYIVKRNDKFEILKNDQQDQDQDQEESFIKFGEFKFKNNFLTIDSSNSIVSLDLIKNSSVVGPNKEYSELQRIVGISFPSKDQMNNWVEIQKIAALRDHRVIGKDQELFFFHPFSPGSCFFLPHGTKIYNKLLQFLRLEYRKRGYQEVISPNIYNQKLWETSGHWDNYKDNMFSFECDHTQYSLKPMNCPGHCLMYAHRARSYKELPMRIADFGVLHRNETHGSLSGLTRVRRFQQDDAHIFCTPDMIREEIKQCLDFMKYVYTIFNFTFHLELSTRPDSYLGELSVWEKAETSLSQVLTEFCGDKWTINHGDGAFYGPKIDIHLKDANGKNHQCATIQLDFQLPIRFNLEYSGGLNNNNNNNNNNEEINDNNNNNSLNRPVMIHRALFGSVERMMAILMEHTAGKWPFWLSPRQCIVIPVSNKFNQFAQEIQSKINLAGYDVDVDLNDSKLLSKKIREATVSQYNYIIVVGQEEIDTNILNVRKRDLPEDNKQVKLSLNDLFSEFKLNIEQFK